AGGCCTCGGGGCCCGCCACTCCGGAGGCCTCCACCAGGGCCCTTCTGCCCGCATACATCTCGAGGCATCCGCAGCGGCCACATGCACACTGCGGCCCATCCAAAGCGACGGAGACATGCCCAAGCTCCCCGGCGAACCCACGGTCTCCTTGCTCGACGCGCCCATGGCGCACCACCGCGCCGCCGACGCCGATGTCGGTGGAGATATACAGGAACGAGTCGGAAGGGCGGATCACACCTTTGCGCGTGCGCGGCGTGGCATAGCCGGGTATCTGGGCCAAAGCGCCCAGGTTGGCCTCGTTCTCCACCACCACGTCCAACCGGCTGACCACGGGGAAATCGGGGAGTTGCAGCTCCCCCCACCCCAGGTTCCTAGCCGAAAGCAATTGCTTGTCGTCGGTCACCAAAGCGGGAATCGCAAGACCCGAGCCGACCATGCACAACCCTCTCTTGCCGATCTCCTCCTCACCTTTGGCAACCAGCCCGTCAAGTTTTTCAAAAACCTCCTGGGGGTCGCTGCCGCCCATCGGCTGGCTCACCCAATGCTCGAACACCACGGTACCGTCGAGCCCCAGCACCATGCAGCCGTAGCCATCGGTGTTGATCTGCATACCAATCGAGCAGAAACGGCTGCCCGAGACGGTCAGCGGGGTGCTGGGTCGCCCGTAGCTCGCGCCTTGGTAGACGGGCTTACCCTCATCGAGCACTTTTGAGGAGATGAGCATGGGCACCAAAAGCGACATCGACGCCTTCGTGAGCCCGGTGGCCTTCGCCAGCTTCGCGCGGCTCATCGGCTTCGAGGACTGGAGCAAGGTGCTGAGCACCACAGAGAGGTTGTGGTTGCGTAGATCTTCCTGGTTGATGCTTCTCAGCGCCATTCATTACTCCTTTTGGTCAATTGTTTTCACGTTATCAGTCACACCAGCGCAATATCCTACCTCAAGGCCTTTGTCAATCCTTTTCATATCCCGCAAGACGATAGTCAACTTGCGATAATTCATTGATTTAACTAATATAATCCATGGTACAACAAAGAGGCCATCGTGGGTATCGGTCCCATGGATTTTCCACGTTTCCAAACAGATTTTGCGTGACTTTGGGCATATGGATTCCAACGGACACCACATCGCGGCGACGAAGCGGCACAAGGCGTCCAAGCGAATGACGCAGATGCTCGACGGCAAGAAATGGCAAGCTGAAAGGCAGGTTGGCTCATGACGGGTCAGACAACAGGGGCGAATCACCAATCCTCCACGCTGGTGGCGGGCATCGACACCTCCACCCAATCGACCAAGGTGCGCGTCACCGACGCCGCGACCGGTAAACTCGTGCGTTTCGGCCAGGCCAAGCACCCCGACGGCACGAGCGTCGACCCCGAATACTGGTGGCAGGCGTTCCGCCAGGCCGCTGAGCAGGCCGGCGGGCTCGACGACGTCTCGGCGTTGGCCGTCGGCGGCCAACAGCATGGCATGGTTTTGCTCGACAAGCGCGGCCGCGTGATCCGCGACGCGTTGCTCTGGAACGACACCCGTTCGGCGCCCCAGGCGGCGGACCTCATTCAACGACTGGGCGAGGACGAGCCAGCGGACGAAGGCGAACCCGAGGACGTGACCGCCCGCGGCAAGCAGCGCTGGGTGAAGGCCGTGGGTTCCTCCCCCGTCGCCTCTTACACGTTGACCAAGCTGGCGTGGGTGGCCGAGAATGAACCTGAGAACGTGGAGAAGATTGCGGCGGTCTGTCTGCCCCACGACTGGCTGAGCTGGCGCATCGCCGGCTTCGGGCCCGTGGCCGAGGGCGAGGACGCCCATCTGGACGCCTTGTTCACCGACCGTTCCGACGCCTCGGGCACCAGCTACTACGATTCCGCCAACGACGCCTACCGCCTCGACCTCATCGACATGGCGCTCGGACGGCACGACATCATCCTGCCGAAGGTCCTTGGCCCGCGCGACATCGCCCCGGTGAAGGCCTCGCCAGCCGTGGCAGGCAAGGCCATCGAAGGCGGCTGCATCATCGGCCCCGGTGGCGGCGACAACGCCATGGCCTCGCTGGGCCTGGGGATGTCGGTGGGCGACGTCAGCATCTCGCTGGGCACCTCGGGTGTCGCCGCGGCCATCGCCGAACGCCCGGTCTACGACCTGACCGGCGCCATCTCAGGCTTCGCCGACTGCACCGGCCATTATCTTCCGCTGGCCTGCACCATCAACGGCTCGCGAATCCTCGACGCCGGATGCGCCGCGCTCGGCGTGGATTACGACGAGCTCGGCCGCTTCGCCATGGCCGCCAATGCTGGAGCCGAC
This Bifidobacterium sp. ESL0790 DNA region includes the following protein-coding sequences:
- a CDS encoding ROK family protein, which encodes MALRSINQEDLRNHNLSVVLSTLLQSSKPMSRAKLAKATGLTKASMSLLVPMLISSKVLDEGKPVYQGASYGRPSTPLTVSGSRFCSIGMQINTDGYGCMVLGLDGTVVFEHWVSQPMGGSDPQEVFEKLDGLVAKGEEEIGKRGLCMVGSGLAIPALVTDDKQLLSARNLGWGELQLPDFPVVSRLDVVVENEANLGALAQIPGYATPRTRKGVIRPSDSFLYISTDIGVGGAVVRHGRVEQGDRGFAGELGHVSVALDGPQCACGRCGCLEMYAGRRALVEASGVAGPEASTRIEAVDEVLERWRKRDGRTVAAVDRAVRALASALASAINILDIDSVVLGGFWSKFGKTLTRRLGHELEMQVVSYPKVQPRVLLPDVSDRPALLGAAQLGLRRFIDDPLRYIDQDA
- a CDS encoding FGGY family carbohydrate kinase, encoding MTGQTTGANHQSSTLVAGIDTSTQSTKVRVTDAATGKLVRFGQAKHPDGTSVDPEYWWQAFRQAAEQAGGLDDVSALAVGGQQHGMVLLDKRGRVIRDALLWNDTRSAPQAADLIQRLGEDEPADEGEPEDVTARGKQRWVKAVGSSPVASYTLTKLAWVAENEPENVEKIAAVCLPHDWLSWRIAGFGPVAEGEDAHLDALFTDRSDASGTSYYDSANDAYRLDLIDMALGRHDIILPKVLGPRDIAPVKASPAVAGKAIEGGCIIGPGGGDNAMASLGLGMSVGDVSISLGTSGVAAAIAERPVYDLTGAISGFADCTGHYLPLACTINGSRILDAGCAALGVDYDELGRFAMAANAGADGLTLVPYFDGERTPNRPDASATLSGMTLANTTKENLARAFVEGLLCSQRDCLELIRALGAEINRILLIGGGAKSKAVRELAPAILDMPVTRPTTDEYVAIGAARQAAWVLSGAPEPPQWQLTIDGTEEADPTPAVYAAYAKARG